The region ACGGCCGTCGATGTCCATGACTTACCCGACTACATCGACGAACTGGACCGCATGGCGTGGGAAAACCACGGCCTCAAACTCGAATACTCGGCTCATGCCGGGGCAGGTGAAATTCACGTGTTGCCGCTGATCAACCTCAAATCATCGGAAGGACGCGCCAAATTCCGGGCGTTGCTGATGGATACCGCGCAGTTGGTCAAGAAATACGGCGGCTCGCTGTCCGGCGAGCACGGCGACGGGCGGCTACGGGGCGAATGCATTGCCTTTATGCTCGGCCCCGAGAACTTCCAATTGTGCAAGGACGTAAAAGAACTCTGGGACCCGCAGAACACCTTCAACCCCGGCAAGGTCGTCAACACGCCCCCCATGAACGAGTCGTTGCGCTCGGAAGCCGATGTGGTGATTCCGCAACCCAAAACCGTGTTCGACTTCTCCAAAGACGGCGGCTTGCTGGAACTGGCCGAGAAGTGCTCCGGCTCCGGCGACTGCCGCAAAACCGAAATTACCGGCGGTACCATGTGCCCCAGTTATATGGCCACCCGGCGTGAGCACGACACCACACGCGCACGAGCCAACATCCTGAGGCACTTTTACAGCAGTACCGAAAAACCCGTCGAGAGCGATTACGAAGCCGTTAAAGACGTGCTTGATCTGTGCCTGTCGTGCAAAGCCTGCAAAGCCGAATGCCCGTCGAGCGTGGACATGACCCGCATGAAGGCCGAATTTACGCAGCAGCACTACCGAGAAAAAGGCATTCCGCTCCGGGCGCGCCTGGTGGGCAATTTCACCAAGCTAATGTCATTAGCCAGTAAAGTCCCCTGGACGTACAACGCCATTTACAACACCCCGGCGCTCCGGAAGGCAGCCAACCGCGCCGTCGGCTTCCACCCCGACCGCACCATGCCGGAATTGGCGAAGACAACCTTGAATAAGTGGATTAAAAGAAGGAGTGAGGAGTTGGGAGCGAGAACGGGGCCGCCCGGCGGTGAGGAGCCATCCGGCGGCAAAGCAGGCGTCAGCAACTCCTCACCGCCGGGCGGCCCCGTTCTCGCTCCCAACTCCTCACTCCTTCTTTTCATCGACGAATTTACTAACTACAATGATGTAGAAGTCGGGCAGAAAGCGATTTTGCTGATGCAGCGGCTGGGATATTCGGTTACCATTCCCGAACACGTGGAAAGTGGCCGGACGTATTTGTCAAAAGGTCTGGTAGACGACGCCAAGGCCATTGCCATTCGCAACGTGACCTTACTTAAAGACCTCGTCACGGATGAGAAACCTTTGGTTGGCCTGGAGCCTTCCGCCATTCTGACCTTCCGCGACGAATACCCGGTCCTCGTTCCGGACGAACTTAAAGAAGACGCCGAACGCATCGCGAAAAACGTTTTCCTGTTTGAAGAATGGCTGGCTAGGGAAGCCGACGCCGGGCGTATTGACCGAAGCCTGTTCACGACCGATGCCCAGTTGGTAAAGGTCCACGGACACTGCCACCAGAAAGCACTATCGTCCATGATTCCGGTCAAAAAAGTACTGTCGTTGCCTAAGCATTACACGGTGCAGCTGATTCCATCGGGTTGCTGCGGCATGGCGGGCTCGTTCGGCTATGAGGCCGAACATTACGAACTGTCGATGCAGATTGGCGAAATGGTACTGTTCCCCGCTGTCCGGCAGGCCGAAACGGCCATTATCTCGGCGGCAGGAACCAGTTGCCGCCACCAGATCAAAGACGGCACCGGCCGCAAAGCCCAGCACCCCGCCGAAATTCTGTTCGACGCGCTGGTGTAACCGTATCCTGGACATCCCGCCCGGGCAACGGAAGGCTAATTGTATATACTTTTAAACCTTCGACTAACCGGGCGGAACGCCCAGGATACAGGCCCATACTTAAACCTTTTGCCTTTCCGGTGGTTCTCCATAGACCTAAAACATTCACATTGTCATGGAAAACAACGCAAATCTCTCCGATGGAGCCAGACAGGCCGATACAGTCTCCAGTGAACATGCCGAAACGATGTTCAGTGCAGATCAGGCCGAAACCAATATGGTGAAGCTGGTAGATGGCAAGCTGGTCACTATGGGCGATACAGAGGATGATGTCTCTGATGATATGCCCCGTATTCGGCTGGGAAGCGACGAAGAACGGGCCTTAATCGGCGATGATAAAAAGAAATACGAGAACTCGGATGCGGCTCTGCGGGCAGGCACCATGTTTGACCCTTCGGTAATGCCGGACGATCCAATTGCCGTTGGCGATATCACCGGCAACCCAGACGCCGGTTCGGCTGTTAATACGGGGCTTCCCTCGGAAGACGAATCGCCCGAAACGAAAACAAATTCATTTAACGGCTGGAATTTCATTGGTGGAAACTATCCTTCTGCCGACATGATTCCGCAAACACCGGGTACACCGGACCCCATGCAGCCGGTACCGGGCATTCCCGAAACGCCACCGGCACCACCGGTTCCGGGTCCCGAAATCCCGGATCTGCCCGGTTCGCCAAATCCAACTACGCCTGAGATTCAGGAGCCTGACCAGCCTGACCGCTCACACGAGATCAACGCGGGTTCGTTGAGTACCTTCACCTCGGGTTTACCTAGTGTAATGCCACCCGACGACCTCGAAACGAGCGAACCCGTTGCCGGGACAGCGTATCAGGGAGCAGCCGCCGGTCCCGACGATGAGGGAATGGAAGATAAACCGGATACCGGCAATGCCGCCCGTCCATACGATGTTAACGCGAAAGATACACATGCCAATCAGCCGGGCGAACGTCCCGAGGAAGCGAAGGAAGCCCAGAACCTCCCCCGCGAACTAGCCGATGAGAGCAGTGTGACCGCGCAGGATATGATTTCCGGCCCGGACCGCTCCGACCAGAAATCGACGGAGGGGCTGGATCGCAAGTACAACGACCCGCAAGCCGCCCGCGACATGGCGAGTTAATTTTTCAATAACAGTTGCAAAGAGCGCAAAGGAGAAGTAAGGGCCGCAGAGAAAAACACTTAGCGACCTTTGCTCCTGCTTTGCGCTCTTTGCGGTTTAAACTTACATTTAGCCTAAAATTCCAAACTACATGAAAAAGCTACTTATTCCCTGCCTTTTGCTCGGTGCCTTTGCGTTTACTGCACCTCCAAAATGGACAATGTTGTTCGACGGCAAGACCATTAAAGGCTGGCACAGCTACCACAAAGATGGCGTAGTCGGCTGGTCTATCGAAGATGGCGCCCTCACGCCCGACGGTACCGGTGGCGACCTCGTGACCGACAAAGAATACGAGAACTTTGACCTGGAGTTCGAGTTTAAAATTCCCAAAGGCAGCAACAGCGGTGTTGTTTACAAAATCATCGACAGCCCCGATATTAAATCGACTTACATGTCGGGTCCGGAATATCAGGTGATCGACGACAAAGGGTATCTGGATGGCGACGGCAAGCCATACAAGCTGAAAGACACCCAGATGACCGGTGCCAACTACGACATGATTCCCCCTTCGGATTTTAGCGTAGCCAAGGCCCCCGGCGAGTGGAACAAAGGCCGCATTGTGGTCAACAAAAACCACGTCGAGCATTATCTGAATGGTAAAAAGTTGGTCGATTACCAATATGGCGCTGATGAGTGGAAGGCGCTGGTAGCCAAGAGCAAGTTTGCCAGCTGGCCCTATGCGACTCCCCACGCGAAAGGCAAAATAGCCCTGCAAAACCACAGCCCCAAAGAGCGCGTTTGGTACCGGAACGTAAAGATTCGGGAGTTGTAATATCCCAGAATCCAATTTATAAGGCCCTATTCTATCAATTAGAGTAGGGCCTTTTGTTTTCTTATTAATCCATTAAATAACGTGGGTAATGGCCGCGTAGCGGACTAAACCCCGTGCTGGGCACTATGGTTGAGTTACTACAAAGTAATTTGATAATAACTCAACCAGATTCTACGAAACAGCCCCCGGCTATAACCGTCATCAATACCCTCGTGCCGTATTATCCGCTCGGGGGTCAGATGCGCCTTCGTAGGAGCCGTCGGGGCGAACCAGCACGCAGTCCATACGCCCGAGGGTGTTACTGAGCTGTTCCAGAATATAACCACGACTTTTCAGAGCTTCAATGGTGGCAGTGGAAAAGGCTCCGTTTTCGAAAATCGTTTTGTCGGGTAGCCACTGGTGGTGAAATTTCAGCGCATTGACCGACTGCTGCATGGTCATGCCGTGTTCAATCACGTTCAGGATGGTTTGGTATACCGATGTCATGATCGTTGACCCACCCGGCGTGCCTACCACCATGAACAATTTGCCGTCTTTTTCCAGAATGGTAGGGGTCATGGACGACAGCATGCGCTTATGGGGCGCAATGGCATTTGCCTGATTACCGATCAATCCATACATATTGGGCGATCCGGGCTTGATGCTGAAATCATCCATTTCGTTATTCATGAAAAACCCGGCTCCGCCAATGACGACCCGGCTGCCGTATCCACCGTTGAGGGTGGTGGTGATACTCACGGCATTGCCTTCTTTATCGACCACCGAAAAGTGGGTAGTTTCCAGACTCTCGTAACCCGGAATGGTACCGCCCCGCACCGCCCGGCTATCGGTTGCTTTGGCCCACGAGAAATCCGTCCAGCGGGTGCGCAGGTACTCAGGGCTCATCAGTTGTGTGGCGGGAACTTTCACAAAGTCGGGGTCACCCAGAAACTTGGCCCGGTCGGCGTATACCCGGCGTTCGGCTTCGATCATAACCTGCACGGTGCTGTCCTTATTCCAGCCCCATTTACGCAGCGGGTAGGGCTCCGTAAAGCGCATCATCTGCACCAACGCGATGCCACCGCTTGAGGTAGGCGGCATGGTAATGACGTTATAATTTTTGTAGGCCGCCAGGATGGGATCGCGCCAGATGGAGTGGTAGTTTTTCAGGTCTTCTTCCGTTATCAAGCCTTTGCCGCGTACCATTTCTTCCGCCAGCAGACGCGCCGTTTCGCCCTCGTAAAAGCCCGCCCGCCCCTGCGCCTGAATGCGCTGAAGCGTTTTGGCCAGATCGGCCTGTATCAGCAAATCGCCCTTGTGCCAGGATACGGTATCAGCCGGTGCCACACTTTTCAGAAAATACGCTTTGCCGGGATTAATCGTGTTCAGGTCCGTTTTGATCCGGTTGAGCCCGAGGGCATCCCGCTCCGTCAAGGGAAAGCCTTTGCTGGCGAGGTCGATAGCGGGCTGCAACACCTGAGCCCAGGTTAGCTTCCCGAACCGCTTGTGGGCTTCGACCATCCCGTCAACCGAACCGGGTACGCCACTGGCCAGATGTCCGCTGATACTCAGGCCTGGCCGTACATTTCCCAGCGAATCGAGGTACATATTCTGGGTAGCCCGTCCGGGGGCCTTTTCCCGGTAATCGAGCGAGTAGGCTTTCCCGGCTTTATCCCGATACACCATAAAGCCGCCCCCGCCAATGTTCCCCGCGCCGGGATACACCACCGCCAGTGCAAACTGCACTGCTACGGCCGCATCGACTGCATTGCCACCCGCTTTCAGAATAGCCAGCCCCACCTGCGAAGCTTCGGGATGGGCCGATGCCACCATGCCATTTCGCCCGATTACACCCACCCGATCCGAGAAGAACGGCTTAACCGTTGGGTCCTCATCGCGGTATTGGTACACACCCTGGCTTTGCTTAACTTTTGTATCGGCAGTTGTGGTTGTGGTCGACTGTGTTTTGCAGGAAGCGACCACCAGGGTAAATCCGAGCAGGCAGTAATAAGGAACGAGACGTATATTCATGGAGATTCTATTGCGGTTGCATCGTGTTAATTTACAAAAATAACGTTATCCCGACGATAGCCAAATCCGCCACTTATCCGCCCGAACCTTATACTTGTCCAAAATGGTTTGGGGAAGCAGCGTCATTATCGTACTTTCATAGCTGGAGTTGTACTGGCAAAATATCCATTCGGTGAAATGGCCGTTCACTCTTTCACTCTTTCGCTCTTTACATCAGGTGAAATTCCTTCGTCAGACTTTTGAAAGTTTTCGGTTCGCATGGCAGGCACTGCGGTCGAATCTGCTGCGTACCATGCTTTCCCTGCTGGGCGTAACCATTGGGATTTTTGCGATCATCGCCGTTTTCACGTTGGTCGATTCGCTTGAGGGAAGCATTCGTACCAGCCTGTCGTTTATTGGCGACAAGGTGGTTTACGTGCAGAAGATGCCCTGGTCTTTTGGCGGGGAGTACCAATGGTGGAAATTCTTTCAGCGACCTGAGCCGAAGTATTCTGAATATAAATTTCTGAGTGAACGACTGGAAAATGCCAAGGCCGTTGTGGCTATGAGCTTCAAAGGGCGCGTCACGGTTAAGCGGGAAAACAACAGTATGTCATCCCTTATTCAGGGGACAACGCTGGACTATAATGTTATTTCGGATGTGCCGATTGAGAACGGCCGTTATTTTACACAGCAGGAAATCGATGTGGCTCGAAACGTGGCCATCATTGGCTCCGACGTAGCCGAAAACCTATTCCCCGGCGAAGACCCCATTGGCAAAACCTTCAAGATCAGCGGCCTTAATTTTACGGTCATTGGTGTACAGCGCAAAAAAGGGGAAAGCCTGCTTAACGTAGGCGGCAACCCTGATATTAAGTGCCTGATTCCCTACGGCGCCTTCGCCAAAATGTTCAATTCCATCAACCCTAACCTTACCATTACCGTCAAAGGGTACGACACCGACGAGGGACTACTCGAACTGGAGAGTGAAATTCGGGGCCTTTTACGCACACGACGCGGCTTGCGACCCGTACAGGACGACAATTTTGCCATCAACCGACCCGAAGCGGCCGCTCAGGCTATTGGCGGCATTTTTGCGGTGCTTACAGTAGCAGGCTGGGTAATCGGCGGTTTTTCGATTCTGATCGGTGGGTTCGGCATTGCCAACATTATGTTCGTCAGTGTAAAAGAGCGCACCAATATTATCGGTATTCAGAAATCCCTGGGCGCAAAGAACTACGTTATCCTGTTCCAGTTTCTCTTTGAGGCCGTTCTGCTGAGCCTTGTTGGCGGGTTGGCCGGTATCTTTCTCGTTTACCTGCTGTCGTTTATGAGCTTAGGTAGCCTGGAGCTGGTTCTTTCGGCCAATAACATTGCCCTTGGCCTGGGCGTTTCGAGCGCCATCGGGATTATATCCGGTATCGTTCCGGCGTTCTCAGCCGCCCGTCTCGACCCGGTAATTGCTATCCGGGCAAAATAATTTTACCGACATGTCCGGCTCAGAGAAGTCTGGACTCTTCCTGAATACGTATCTATACCCGTAAAAGGCGATGTAGTTCCTTTAATCACCACATCGCCTTTACTGTTTTTGTAAGTACCTGAAAAAATTTAATTTTTCGTGATTACTTATCATTTCGAATAAGTAAGAAACTTACTCAGACGTAATACAGTTACCTGTACGAAAGCAAGTTTCTAATTTTCTACTTTTTGGCTTATTTAATAGTCTCGTAACGTACGCTTGCCAATAGTTTGCTGATTTCTTCTTATCCTTGCTTTTCTTTTCAGTGCCTTTCTACTCAGCAAACGCCCTCTTCAGTCAACCTGGTTTTGTTCTGATTCCTGCGTTCATCACTCTTTACAGAAAATCCTATTCAGCATCTTTAACGTAAACCTGAGTTCAATTGCATTTCAACAAGTCCTATCCACTCCTAGGCCCGGTTGAGCAGATCGATCCGGGTAGTCAGAATAGAACTCATTGCATGGCAGCCTCGACCTGGGTTATCCATTGTTTCGGTTCAACTAATCGTTAACCACTAATGACAGGAAGTACCCGAACTGAGTTGCCGTTTAAGCCCGATCTACTGTTAATTACTAACTCGCTGGCTATCATATCCGGCAAATGGCGTCTATATATTATTCTGACTCTGGGCGAGGAAACCCTTCGATATAGCCAGTTAAGCGACAGGATGCCGGAAATCAGCCAGAAAATATTGGCCAGTGAATTAAAAGCACTGGTTGCCCTGGGCATCCTGAGTCGGGAAGCCTATGCCGAGATTCCACCGCGAGTAGAATACAGACTCACCGAACGAGGTCGATTAACTCTGCCCATTTTACGGCAGATACAGGATATCGGCCAAACCCTTAACTAATCCATTGATGTCAGCTCAATTAAAATTCAAAGACAGAACCCGCTCACAATTCTTTTCAACAGTCCGCAAACGAGTCGACGCTTATTTTGTCGAGAACGGTGTTTCGTCCAATGCCAATGCGGCTATGTGGCGTAAAGCCAGCTTTTTCCTAATTGGTTACGCAACTCTCTACGGCCTTATCCTGTCGAACCAGTTTGGGTTATGGACCATGTTCGGCATGGCCATTGTGCTGGGTATGTTTGCCGCGTTCATTGGCTTTAATGTCTCGCACGATGGCCTGCACGGGTCGTTTTCGTCGCGCGGCTGGGTAAACCGGCTTATGGGCAACAGTTTTTACCTGCTGGGAGCTAACCCCTATATCTGGAAAATTACACACAACATCGTTCACCATACGTACACCAACATACCGGGTCATGACGAAGACATCGAACTGGCGCCGGGACTGGTACGGCTGGACCCCCAGGAGGACCTTAAGCCCTGGCACCGGTTTCAGCAGTGGTACACCTTTCCGCTGTATGCCCTGGCTTCGCTGTCGTGGGTATTTCGCAAAGACTTCGTAAAATTTTTCAAGAATCAGATCGGTCACCACGATAACTCGTCGCATCCCCGGCAGGAGTATGTGAAGCTGTTCGCGTCCAAGATCATTTATTATTTCTTCTTTCTGATTTTACCCGTTCTTGTTCTTGACCTGACCTGGTGGCAGCTGGCAGTGGGCTTTATCATGATGCACATTGCTGAAGGTCTGGTACTGGGGCTTGTTTTTCAACTGGCGCACGCAGTGGAAGGTACCGACTTCCCCATGCCCGACGAGCGGGGCGACATACAGGAGGCCTGGGCCGTTCACCAGATGCGTACGACGGCGAATTTTGCGCCCGATTCGGCAACAGCCGCGTTCTTCTGCGGTGGCCTGAACCGGCAGATCGAGCACCATTTATTCCCGAAAGTCTGTCACATTCACTATCCGGCTATTTCTAAAATTGTGAAGGATACCGCCCACGAGTTTGGCTTACCCTACCTCGAAAACCGCACCTTCGGCTCGGCGCTTTTGTCGCACTTCAGGCTGCTACGGACATTAGGCCGCACCCAACCCGTCAGGCCGTTGGTCGCTCAGCCTGTGGCGGTAACACAACAGGAACCAGTGCCCTTCCTGTAAGAGGTACTGATTCAACAATACGTACGTAACTCACCCTTAACTCTTTCTATCATGGCATCGCAGCAGGACCTTGACTTCACGTACACAACAATTGACAAAGTTTTTCGCCTGAGTATGGGCGAAACCGGTGACTACAGCGGTGCCATGTATAACGGTGATTTCTCCCTGACGCTTGAACAGGCGCAGGAACAGAAGCACAAATTCATTGCGGATAGCCTCAACGTGAAACCCGGCTCCAAAGTGCTGGATATGGGTTGCGGCTGGGGACCATACCTGACCTATGCGACAAAAAAACGGGGAGCGATCGGTAAAGGTGTTACACTTTCCAAAGGCCAGGCCGAAGCCTGCCGTGCCAACGGATTAGATGTCGATATTAAAGACTGTCGCCTGATAACTCCCGCCGATTATGGCACCTTCGATGCCGTTAGCTGCATTGGCGGGATGGAGCACTTCTGTTCCATCGAGCAATATCTGGCCGGTGATCAGGATAAAGTATATGCCGACTTCTTCAAAAACCTGTACGAACTCCTGCCCGTAGGGGGCCGGTTTTACATGCAGACGATGGTGTTCGGGAAAAACATGATTCCTTATGAGGAAATCAGCCTCGACGCTCCCAAGGATTCGGATTCGTATATGCTGGCGCTCATGATTGCCCAGTTTCCGGGGTCGTGGCTTCCGTACGGACCGGAGCAGGTGATCCGGAATGCCCAACCGCTGTTTAAACTCGTTTCCCAAAGCAGCGGCCGGCTCGACTATATCGAAACGATTGGCCAATGGCGTAAGCGATTCAGGGCCTTTAACCTGACCAAATACGCACTATATGCTTCGTTGCTACCAAAATTATTGACCAACAAACCCTTTCAGGATTTGATTGCCGTGTTCCGGAAAAGCCCGAACCGGGTGTGCTTTCAGCGGGAAACAATGGAGCATTACCGATTGGTCTTCGAGAAAGTATAGCGTAGCAAGCCTTCACCTCATCATCAGCCATGTCTGTCCGTGTCGCCATTCACCACCATACCCAATATGATTATGACCGGGTCGTTTTTCTGTCGCCCCACCTGATTCGGCTCCGGCCCGTGGCCCACAGCCCGGCCATCATCGAATCGTATACGCTGACGATCCAACCCGCCAATCACGTTGTCCACTGGCAGCAGGACCCTTTCGGAAATTTTGTCGCCCGCGTGGATTTTTGGGAGTCGATGTCCATGATGTCGGTTGATGTCGACATCATTGCCCGGCTGGAGCCAGTAAACCCGTTCGACTTTTTCCTGGACACCTATGCCCAGTCGTTTCCGTTTAGCTACGATGCACAGCTCAAGAAAGGGCTTTTGCCGTATCTGGACGTCGGTGAGCCCGGCCCCCGGTTTAGCCAGTGGCTACAGAGCATAGACCGTAGCCCTCAGGGAACGATTGACTTTCTGATCAAGCTGAATCAAAAGATAGTTCAGGATATTGCCTACACCATTCGGATGCAACCGGGGGTCCAAACGCCCGACGAAACGCTTGAGCTGGCCATTGGCTCCTGTCGCGATTCGGGATGGCTGCTCGTGCAGGCACTTCGGCACGTCGGCCTGGCCGCCCGTTTTGTTTCGGGTTATCTGGCTCAGGTCTTTACGCCAGAGACCCAACAGAACGACCCGACCAAAGAGCATTCGCTGGCCTTACACGCCTGGGCCGAAGTGTTCATACCGGGTGCTGGCTGGATTGGCCTCGACCCCACATCGGGCATGTTAGCCACCGAAGGGCATATTCCCCTCGCCTGCACTCCCGACCCCGACGATGCCGCCCCCATAACCGGCACCACAGACGTCAACGAAACGACTTTTACGTACGAGAACACGCTGAAGGTTCTTTAGTAGTCAGGTGATAGTCAGGAAATAGCTGCTGTAAGCACATAATATATTAACCACTTCCTGACTATCACCTGACTGTTTCTTGACCATTTAAGAACTACACCTCTATCTTAAACAGGTGCATGGGCAGCACATAGGGGTCGAGTTCTACGTAGTTGGATTCGCCCTTCCAGGTATAATAAGCTTCGGTGAGCAGATCGCGGACTTTGTAGGTCTGATCATTCCCGATGCCCAGTTGCCAGATGGGTACCTGTACCATGCCCGCCCGACGCTGGTACGCGTCGGTATTAACCACCACCAGCAGACGGTTGCTGCCCGAAACTTTCAGATAAGCCATGATGGCGTCATCATTGACGGAACAGAAGGTGATATTATTGGTGGTTTGCAGGGCTGCATTTTCGCGACGGATACGGTTGACGAGCGTAATCAGATACGTTAGTTTGTTGGTCTTATCCCAGTCCCAGTGCCGGATCTCGTACTTTTCGGAGTTCAGATACTCTTCTTTATTTGGGAACGGAATGTGCTCCATTAACTCAAACGACGGGCCGTAAATACCGTAATTGCTCGACAGTGTGGCCGCCATGAAATAGCGAATCAGAAACTGAGGTTCATGTCCCGACTGTAAGCTGTATGGATTAATATCGTGCGTCGTAGGCCAGAAATTGGGACGGAAGTAATGCTTCATTTCGCCCTGTGTCAGCTCGGTCATGTATTCCTCCAGCTCGGCTTTGGTGTTGCGCCAGGTGTAGTAGGTGTACGAATGCGCAAACCCACGTTTGGCTAACTCCTGCATCACCCGAGGCTTGGTAAACGCTTCCGACAGGAAAATCATATCCGGATACTCTTTCTTAACCTCCGCAATGACCCACTCCCAGAAAACGAATGGCTTCGTGTGCGGATTATCGACCCGAATGATGCGAACACCCCACGAACACCAGACCAGCAGCACCCGCTTTAACTCTTCCCAGAGGTTTTGCCAGTCTTCCGTTTCAAAATAAACGGGGTAAATATCCTGGTACTTTTTGGGCGGGTTTTCGGCGTACTGAATGGTGCCATCGGGTCGTTTTTTAAACCATTCCGGGTGTTCTTTCGCCCACGGGTGGTCGGGCGAACACTGAATGGCCAGGTCCATGGCGACTTCCATCCCGTAGTTTTTCGCAATGGCAATCAGGTGTTTGAAATCCTCGACTGTACCCAGTTCGGCGTGAATGGCATCGTGGCCGCCTTCTTCAGAGCCAATGCCATAGGGAACGCCCGGCTCGCCCGGCTGACAGATAACCGAGTTATTCTTCCCCTTGCGGTGTGCCGTGCCTATGGGGTGAATAGGCGGCAGATATAGCACGTCGAAACCCATGTTCGAGATGCGCGGCAACAGGGCCTCTACATCCCTAAACGTGCCATGAACGGGTGCGCCACCGGCTAGCTCGCGGGAGGCCGACCGTGGAAACAGGCAATACCAGGTGCTGAAACCCGCCCGCGCCCGATCAACCTCAACGCCGAGTTCGTGGGCGTAGCGGGTTGGGTACTGGCGCTCGGGATAGCGGTTCGCGTAAAACGTAAACTGATCACTTTCGGCAACGGATACGGCTTCGTCGTACCGGCTCTCATCGCGAAAGAGGGCGGCCATTTCGCGCAGTGCCCGCACATCGGCCGATTCGTCGACCGGCTCGGCTTTCTTTTTGCCCTTTCCTTTTACCTGAAGGGCAGCCGACTGGCCACCCGCCCGCTCGATCATGCCATCAATGTATTTGGCACCGGCCAGCAACTCGCTCGTGATTCGCTGCCCATCGGCTACTTTCAGGTGCACCTCGTGCTGCCACGAAGCCGGATGGTTGACCCACCCTTCAAAGGTGTACAGGTAACGTCCCTGTTTTTCAACAATGAACGA is a window of Spirosoma linguale DSM 74 DNA encoding:
- a CDS encoding alpha amylase catalytic region (PFAM: alpha amylase catalytic region~SMART: alpha amylase catalytic sub domain~KEGG: afw:Anae109_3071 alpha amylase catalytic region) produces the protein MSLPNSLADRPDFGQSRVVIERVSPEIDGGLFPIKAIPGDVIAVEADIFADGHDYLTALLLYKHVDDATWTELAMAPSWNDRWGASFIVEKQGRYLYTFEGWVNHPASWQHEVHLKVADGQRITSELLAGAKYIDGMIERAGGQSAALQVKGKGKKKAEPVDESADVRALREMAALFRDESRYDEAVSVAESDQFTFYANRYPERQYPTRYAHELGVEVDRARAGFSTWYCLFPRSASRELAGGAPVHGTFRDVEALLPRISNMGFDVLYLPPIHPIGTAHRKGKNNSVICQPGEPGVPYGIGSEEGGHDAIHAELGTVEDFKHLIAIAKNYGMEVAMDLAIQCSPDHPWAKEHPEWFKKRPDGTIQYAENPPKKYQDIYPVYFETEDWQNLWEELKRVLLVWCSWGVRIIRVDNPHTKPFVFWEWVIAEVKKEYPDMIFLSEAFTKPRVMQELAKRGFAHSYTYYTWRNTKAELEEYMTELTQGEMKHYFRPNFWPTTHDINPYSLQSGHEPQFLIRYFMAATLSSNYGIYGPSFELMEHIPFPNKEEYLNSEKYEIRHWDWDKTNKLTYLITLVNRIRRENAALQTTNNITFCSVNDDAIMAYLKVSGSNRLLVVVNTDAYQRRAGMVQVPIWQLGIGNDQTYKVRDLLTEAYYTWKGESNYVELDPYVLPMHLFKIEV